The genomic DNA CATGGCGGGCGTGATCCCCGTGATCTTCGCCTCCTCGCTGCTGTACATCCCGATGCTGGTCGCGCAGTTCAACACCCCGCAGGATGGCTCAGCGCCGCCGGCCTGGGTGACCTGGATCTCGACGCACTTCGCCACGGGCGACCAGCCGTTCTACATGGCTGTCTACTTCCTGCTGATCATCGGCTTCACCTACTTCTACGTGGCGATCACGTTCAACCCGGTCGAGGTCGCGGACAACATGAAGAAGTACGGCGGCTTCATCCCGGGCATCCGCGCCGGACGTCCGACCGCCGAGTACCTCGACTACGTGCTCACCCGCATCACGCTGCCTGGCTCCCTCTACCTGGGTCTCATCGCGCTGATCCCGCTCGTGGCTCTGGCCACGGTGGGCGCCAACCAGAACTTCCCGTTCGGCGGCGCATCGATCCTCATCATCGTCGGTGTGGGTCTCGAGACGGTCAAGCAGATCGACGCGCAGCTGCAGCAGCGACACTACGAAGGGCTCCTCCGATGACAGCATCCGCTCGTCTCCTCATCGTCGGCCCGCAGGGTTCCGGCAAGGGCACGCAGGGCGTGCGCATCGCCGAGTCCTACGGAATCCCGGTCGTATCCACCGGCGACATCTTCCGGGCGAACATCAAGGCGGGAACGCCCCTCGGCCAGCAGGTCACGGCCATCCTCGACAAGGGCGACCTCGTCCCGGACGAGCTGACGAGCGAGATCGTCCGTGACCGTCTTTCGCAGGACGATGCTGCGCACGGATTCCTCCTCGACGGCTACCCGCGCAATACGGCGCAGGTGGCGCACCTGGATGCATTCCTGAGCGGCCGCGGCGAGTCCCTCGACGCAGTCATCCTGCTGGATGTTCCGCGTGACGAGAGCATGGAGCGCCTGCGGCTGCGGGCGAGCGAGCAGGGGCGTTCGGATGACACGGAAGATGCGATCGCGCATCGTCTGGACATCTACGAGCGCGAGACTGCGCCGATCCTCGAGGCGTACGGTGACAAGAACATCGTCGACCGCATCGATGGTGTCGGCTCGCTCGACGAGATCACCGAGCGCATCGTCGCCGCGCTGGACGCGCGCGGCCTGCGCGTCGCGGTCTGAGCCGACGCGATGTTCCGCCGGTCGATCTACAAGACTCCCACCCAGCTTCGGGCCATGGTGGAGCCTGGACTGATCACGGCAGCAGCGCTGGATACCATTC from Microbacterium sp. LWO13-1.2 includes the following:
- a CDS encoding adenylate kinase, which produces MTASARLLIVGPQGSGKGTQGVRIAESYGIPVVSTGDIFRANIKAGTPLGQQVTAILDKGDLVPDELTSEIVRDRLSQDDAAHGFLLDGYPRNTAQVAHLDAFLSGRGESLDAVILLDVPRDESMERLRLRASEQGRSDDTEDAIAHRLDIYERETAPILEAYGDKNIVDRIDGVGSLDEITERIVAALDARGLRVAV